The following are encoded in a window of Carya illinoinensis cultivar Pawnee chromosome 15, C.illinoinensisPawnee_v1, whole genome shotgun sequence genomic DNA:
- the LOC122297376 gene encoding organic cation/carnitine transporter 3-like, with the protein MAADSTPLIISQADSAESDINTLPCLEKRLPSLDSNIERCIGDFGWSQFIQSIFVSMAWIFDAQQTFISIFTDAHPTWHCTTRLGDESCNSVSNICHLPKNSWSWDWPNHISIISDWSLECTSSIVTGLPASSFFMGCLVGGFVLASLADSSLGRKNMLFLSCLMMSLSSMLTVFSANIWIYSALRFLCGFFRSTIGTCALVLATELVGKSWRGQVGVIGFFCFTLGFLSLPAMAYMNRGSSWRSLYLWTSIPALFYTILVHFFVRESPRWLFVRGREVEAMATLRSIASFNPSTSSTRDFSRSVSLDPQETGNPNLYSAFKILLQKRWAFRRLSAVMVIGFGVGLVYYGMPLGLGNLKFNLYLSVTFNALSELPSSLFTFFLIGKLNRKSSVLVFTTISGVCSILCVLKGNVWIRLQIALELVSFFSACTAFNILLIFTIEMFPTCVRNSAMSLVRQALVLGGVLCPMLVAVGREYGFASYGVFGIVIGCCGMFAVCLPETRGRALCDTMEEEEHAEVVREVVVNHGMNAGLES; encoded by the coding sequence ATGGCCGCAGATTCAACTCCTCTTATAATCTCTCAAGCCGACTCGGCCGAGTCAGACATTAACACCCTACCATGCCTAGAGAAACGCCTCCCATCCCTTGATTCAAACATAGAACGGTGCATCGGAGATTTCGGATGGTCACAATTCATTCAATCCATATTTGTATCCATGGCATGGATCTTCGATGCGCAGCAAACATTCATAAGTATCTTCACTGATGCACACCCAACATGGCACTGTACTACTCGCCTCGGGGACGAGTCATGCAACTCGGTCTCCAACATCTGCCATCTTCCCAAGAATTCATGGTCCTGGGATTGGCCCAATCACATTTCAATTATCTCTGACTGGAGCTTGGAGTGCACTTCCTCCATTGTCACTGGCCTCCCCGCTTCTTCCTTCTTCATGGGTTGCCTTGTGGGTGGATTCGTTCTTGCCTCCCTAGCTGACTCCTCACTCGGTCGCAAAAACATGCTCTTTCTCTCATGCCTCATGATGTCTCTATCTTCAATGCTAACTGTTTTCTCAGCTAACATATGGATTTACTCTGCTTTAAGATTCCTTTGCGGTTTTTTCCGTTCAACAATCGGAACTTGCGCACTTGTGTTAGCAACTGAGCTTGTGGGGAAGTCGTGGCGTGGCCAGGTTGGGGTCATAGGATTCTTTTGCTTTACTCTAGGGTTTTTATCACTCCCAGCTATGGCTTATATGAACAGAGGTTCTTCATGGAGATCTCTTTATCTATGGACTTCTATCCCAGCACTCTTCTATACCATTTTAGTCCACTTCTTTGTTCGCGAGTCTCCCAGATGGCTATTTGTGCGTGGACGTGAAGTAGAAGCAATGGCCACATTAAGAAGTATTGCTTCCTTTAACCCTAGTACCAGCTCAACCCGGGATTTTTCCAGATCAGTGTCTTTGGATCCGCAAGAAACGGGCAACCCTAATCTTTACTCAGCTTTCAAGATCCTGCTGCAGAAAAGATGGGCTTTTCGAAGGCTATCCGCCGTTATGGTGATAGGATTTGGCGTTGGATTAGTATACTATGGCATGCCATTAGGTCTCGGAAACTTAAAATTCAACCTCTATCTGAGCGTCACATTCAATGCCCTTTCCGAGCTGCCATCTTCATTGTTCACCTTCTTTCTCATCGGAAAGTTGAACAGAAAAAGTTCAGTCCTAGTTTTCACCACCATTAGTGGGGTTTGTAGCATCTTGTGCGTTCTGAAAGGAAATGTATGGATAAGATTGCAGATTGCGCTTGAGTTGGTATCATTTTTCAGCGCCTGCACTGCGTTTAACATATTGCTCATATTCACAATAGAGATGTTTCCGACATGCGTAAGGAACTCAGCTATGTCTTTGGTGAGGCAAGCACTGGTGCTTGGAGGGGTGTTGTGTCCGATGCTGGTGGCTGTGGGGAGAGAATATGGATTTGCATCGTATGGGGTGTTTGGGATTGTCATAGGATGTTGTGGGATGTTTGCAGTGTGTTTGCCGGAGACAAGGGGTAGGGCACTTTGTGATACAATGGAGGAGGAAGAGCATGCAGAAGTAGTTAGAGAAGTTGTCGTCAATCATGGGATGAATGCAGGTCTCGAGTCTTGA